ACAAAAGTCCTTAGAAGCACATCAAAATCGAGTTGTGCATGACCTTACTATGTAACTTGTTTTATCGCAAGAAACTGAGTCAAGAAAATGTCTCAAGAGTGATATTGTCGGACTCGTGAAGACTTCAACTCTTGACGTCAAATTCGACAAGCCTACACGTTGACAAGTcctaaaaaatgaaaacacaTTCATGAATACTTCAAGTCTTATTGCCAAACTTCGGCAAGCCTACATGTCGATAAGTTTCGAAGTAAGGGGTATTTGTAGAGACATAAATTGTGTTGGGTtaaattcatacaaaatttgaatatagATCCATGTTTGTTTGGGTTGAATGATTAACTTGGGTTTTACAAATAAGTAAGCccattttattaaattcaaatccAAGGTCCATTTCACCTTGAACCAAAATTCATGTCACATGACATAGTGACTAGGCATCCAAGACCAATTAGGTGGTGCCACGTGTCCAAATGAGGTGGTAGTCTCAATCAAATGCAAGAACCAATCACAACATGTCAAGTATCAAAATGAAATACTTTGGCCAATCATATGCAACCTTGTCCACCCCCTACAACTATAAACAAGGGATGAACATGACATTCAAAGGGATCAAGAAAACTCTTAAACAAGCATTCTGCAATCGAAGAAAACTACATCAACTACATAGCTCTTTGAAGGAGTGATCAATGAAGTTCTTCCAAGAGATCGACTTCAAATGATGAAGTACTTTCCGACGTTCTCGGAGATCAACAACATCTCAAGGAGGTCTACATCATCAAACTATTCGATAATACACTACTGATGGCCCTCGAATCTTGGAGAAGCTTAGGAGAGAGAATGAAGAGAACAACAGAATTGTACTTACAAtgattcatcaataaaaataacatattcttttatttattttgcttgtaGTCAATTTTCAGCGTTTAcgaaaatttgttgcaaaaaaCCCTTACTTGaaacaatgtgaccaaggaaagccaCAGACCTCaaacaaaattcacattttCTAAACTTGGTAAAAAGTTGTTGGTCCTTGAGAATTTGCAACATGATCCTCAAATGATCAATATGTCCATCCTCACTTCTTGAATagatcaatatatcatcaatgaacacaatcacaaaTATGTCAAAATATTGTGTAAACACcttattcatcaaatccataaatGTCATTGGAGCATAAGTAAACCCAAAtgacatcaccaaaaactcataatgatcATACCGAGTCCAAAAATTCGTCTTCGTAATTTCATCTTCTTTCACCCTCAATTGGTAATAACCCGACTGAAGATCAATATTGAAAAAGTAAATCACCccttgaaggtcaaacaagtcatctgTCCTTGGAAgtgatacttattcttaacgGTAACCTGTTTCAACTGCCAATAGTCTATACACATAGGGAGGGAACCATCTTTGTTTCTAACAAACAAAATTGGAGCACCCCATAGAGAGATATTCGATAGGATGAAACATTTATCCAACAAATATTTCAACTGTTTTGTCAATTCTTTAACATCTGTGAGTCAATCGGTTAGAAGGGATAGATATAGGTTGTGTATTTGGGAGAAGGTCAATACCGAATTCTATTTCCCTTTTGGAAGGAATATCAGGTAGATCATGGGAACACTTCTAGAAACTCGTTAACAATGGAGACCTATTCAAAAATAGGGGTTTCAGAATCCACATCCCTCACCGTAACTAGATGGTATATACAACCtttagcaaaccatttttttagcttttagacaAGAGACAAATTAACACTTAGGCATAGAATTCACCCCTATCCACTCCAGGACAAGTTCATTCAAGAACTGAAACTTGActacataaaagaaaaatgacaagGGTGGGTGGTAAAAAGagctttttcaatttatttatttatttctattaaaaaaattacattcttTTTGGAATAGGGGAGGGGATGTCGGGAGGTGGTGTGGTaaaaaagatgttttttttaattaaaaaaaataaatactttacaTTTTTTTGGGATGGGGTGGGGGTGAGGGGGGTTGGGTGGGGTGGTAaaagggattttttttttattttttaataaaaagatttaatttttatttgaaatggGGGGAGGGGGTTGGAGGGCTAGTAGGGGAATTGGGTGggaaaaaaagaactttttctaaaacaaaaaatattttaaaacaggGGTTAAGTCATCCACAACCACTCAAAGTTGTCTGCATATTTCACTAAAACACCTCTACTAAAGTTTGTACGTATTAAACACTTATACTATTAAAAACTAATACATATtaaacatttttcattgatGTGGCATGGGAAGTGCAATACACACACATTCAGAGCGTGAGAGaccattttttgttttattttttaaaaaaaattgaacctgAAAATGAGTTTCCTCCGGCACCAGGCACACAAACAAGATAAAAAAGAAGCAAATGGAAGTGAGTTCAACTGACTtagttttgaaatttctttttcaaaattaagtaTTTCTTTTATTCTGTAAACAACTTAATTCCTTCATTAACGGTTTAACTTCTTTCCGCAACAAAGACGAGAAAAGGgatgaaaatgaataaattgaaGAGCTGTTGGTTTCACACAAACAATTTcagaataaaattgaaaattttcttcaCTGTGACTTCTCAATTTCATCATTAATGGTTTCTTTCAACCTTCTTCAAAAACtgagaagattaaaaaaaatgaaacatgaaGAAATCAAACAAGGATACATAGTTTGCTATTTCAACTTTGTTTCTTTTCAATCAAATCTGAAAAAGGAAAAGGTGAAAGAAGAGACATGAGGGTGGCTCAAAGTAGACTAAAGATCCATGGTTAAGTGGACAAAgtccttcttttccttctttttttttcaaaaaatatattttttaataaatatttttgctcAAAATGCCATAAGTATGTTATTCATTCGTCAAATTACCACATCAGCGTTAGTGTACTACACAAAGGCAAAATTAGAATTTCAATAAGAGGGTTCATAATCTGTAGAAATAGATAACTGAAGGGGATttgacatctactatatatacatataaatttattttaattatatataaataatataattttccgcAGAAGGAGGTTCAAAATATGCAATGTAGCTCCGCCCCTGATATTACACACCTCTTAATACTTGTACTTGTTTGTCAAAGAAGTGTTCAAATTCGAACGGGTGTAGGCGTTCAATAGGTATAAGATTAGATTAAAGAGTCTAAGTGAAATATAGAGACAACTTAGAGTGGTTATGGATGACTTAagtcaaaaaacaaaataaattcttttttttttttttgtatttttggggATAGGGTATAAGGAAGCTGATAGGAtggagtgaaaaaaaaaattaaaagatcttATCTTTTAAAGCTTTTAACAAGCTCTGCTATAATATGGATACCCATATTTATCCGTATTATCATTCATTGGGTAACTCATTTTTAACTATTAATGCAAGTAGAGTGTTTTAtccatttttattcaatttgttTTCGATCGAATCATATTCGACTCGACTCACTCGCCACTCCCATGACAACAATGATTTGCAGGTGTGCATTTCTACCCTTGAAAGAATGCTATAACCATACTGAAGTTCTGACAAGGAAAGGTCATTTGAGTCGCCTGCTACGTGAATACCCAAGAAGAATGACTAAACGGCACCAAGTCTAGATATAATCGACTCTAGAAAAAGGAGTTGTTCCCTGTCATATAAACCAAGAGGAtcagaataataaataaatacagaTGCATCAGTTTTGTAACATTTGAAATCCACAGCCAGCAAGAAAATGAAGCAAGCAAATATAGCCTGTTTTAGCTATATAGGTACTTGTTCAGCTTGCGCACATAGTAAAGAAGATGATGTGTGTGTATCAAGACAATCCAACCATAAAAACACTGTTGTAGATCACCATTTACAAAAGCATTCTAGACATCAAGTTGGTAAAGAGCCCTATTGTTGGCAATAGCAACGGATTAACTAGAAGGCTGCATACAACATCTCTTTGTAGATTAGAAATGAGTAAAGGTAGAAACACAAACTTTGTCTTGCTGTAAAAAGATCATTGCTGATTAAACAATGGATTAGAAACTGAGTACCCTCAGTGAAAGTCCAAACTGTCTTACAAATACTTTTATCACAATTAATTTCTTACAGACAACATGATACATTACCTACACCACTTGACATACACTGAAACCTttccttctattttattttctagtaAGTACACAAAGTCAATCTATTTATTATCAGATCCATACTCAACACCAAGACCATACAGGACACCTGCATACTTCTCTGTAGACCCATTAAAGAAGTTATCTTTTAACTTCTTGAACGCACACGAGGTAAGTAAGCTATCTGAACCTGCTTGATGACAAATACCGACCCTTTCAATTTCCAGTAGTTCCGCCAACTTGTTCAAGCCACCATGAAGGCTGTTACAGAACTTCATCAGGTGTTTGATGTCATAAACCAGCGGAAAGTACATGTTTAGCAAATCAAAGAACCCTGATTGTGTTTCCGGTAAGGTCCTACAAGTTAATAATTTGAGCAAATACCCAAAATCATACCCACTGTGAAATGTCACCCAATGAACCATGTCATTCAAAACGATTCCAGAAGACATTAAGAGTTCACCAAACTGTTTTGCATCAATACCCATTTCATTGTTCTTCTTGAAATCAATCCCAGACTGAATCAGCAATTCGATTGAATCATTTGCAAAAATATTTGCTTTTGTATCGAACTCACGAAAGTTGAATTGCCAAACGTAGTAGTACTCACTCTCACAAGTAGGTAGATTGCCATTTTCATCGGAAAATGTGAGACCTAACTGAATCAAGTTCAACATATCAACATTGTCCTTCAAGGTCTGATAATTATACTCATTAATATGCTTGAAATTGCCAACAGGACGAAGCACCACCCCTGGAAACTCGGTGTCCATGGCAATGTAAGGATAGTCATCCACAATTTGACGGATCAAAGCAAATTCCTTCTCAAGATTATCGCTCCATACCTCTCTAATTTTGATAGAATCAATTTTTGGTAACACAGACATTCTTCGTAAAAAAAGCTGATTCTGCTGAAGTTTATAATAAGTAGATCTgcaattttcatgaaaaactaaatataataagaCTAAGAATTCTAAAGAGCCCTTTTTGTGTGTATGAAGCATTTCTAGTGAATGGCATTATGTTTTCTAGGTTGGGGTCCCGGAGCATTTATGAACAAAGAATACGCAAGGACATTTTGTTGTTATGGTAAATCTTTATCTGTCTTGCAAACCTCTGAGCTTGGTAACAGAGCAGGGAAGATTTGTATATACAAAACACTAACTTAACCAAGTTTTACTTGTTACTTAAGCTATGTCTACTGCATACGGGTTTTTGTGTGAGAGCAGAAACTCTGACCACATTTGTGGTTCTTATATCTACATTCTCAAAATATTTCTAGTGGCGCCACTCTGTTTTTCGTAAATGAAAGTAATGTAATCCAGCAAGTATCAGGTTTTATGTCCCTTAGCTCACCACTCTCTTGCTTAAGAACTTATATGCAAGTCCTGATTACTTGTAAATGGTTTTGTAGCAGAACTATTTAATAGAAACATTGACATTCAAGGAGTAGTTGCTTCTTTAGAAAATTATGAGAAAAAGTAGGCTCGTTGTTTATCAAAGGCAAGTCGTAAATCATTAAGATGCAAGAAAACTAGTTCCTCCAAGATACAGTTCTAGCTTCAGTTAGCGACTGCAAATTATTGAAAGAAGTCGAATTAAAGAATCctattttcctatttatttaaaacattatatggaaaaaaaaaattgttaactaGGTATAGAAAAGGAAAATGCAAATTCTAAGGCATAGAACTTACAGATCAAAAAGCCCTGGGTATAATCTTCATTACATGGTGGACTTCAAAGCTACAATTACAAAAGGATCACAACAGCTAACACGGCACGACAGACTATCCTGCATAATGCAATCATAAAACATTGCACGTTAAACAACTAGGGTCAAAATCTGAAAAGCAAAGCACAGAATAGGTCTTCCAGCAAAGACCTTATATAAGCACAACAAATTGGTCTCATACCAAGAGTAAGTGTACAACACAATAACACAAAGTAAGCAGAAAACTAAAGAAGAGATGAATGTACTTCAATTAAACATAGTTTTCAACTTTCAGCCAGTAAGTTTTGCTCCACAGTTTTTCCTTGTCATCAATCTTAATACGCTAGTACAAAGAAACTAGACAATCGcgcaaaataaatttaattgatcaAAAGCAGGCTTTAAGCACACTGTAATTGTCAAGAAGAGAGGAATGTGCTGGATACAGTACACCATAccaattcaaactttaaaacatttttatataaaCTCGACATTCACATAAGCAGATAAAACTTGTTCATTGAGAAACATATTTTGAGACCACAAAAAGTACCAAATGAAATTTGAGTTGTTATACTTCTCACGTTCAAAAACCAATACATGCCAACACAAGGTAACACAATTACCATCATAACACTTTTCTTTATAAATCCTCTCTCCTCAATCTTCTcccatttttaattttccaaCAAAAATAGAGCTCAAACACATAAAAAGGAGAAAACAGTAAGAACTAAAGATAAACACAAATGAAAACTAAGCAAGAATGATAAACCCAAGTTCTGCCTTATCGACCTTGCTCTCTTCA
The DNA window shown above is from Solanum lycopersicum chromosome 11, SLM_r2.1 and carries:
- the LOC101256741 gene encoding probable CCR4-associated factor 1 homolog 7; this encodes MSVLPKIDSIKIREVWSDNLEKEFALIRQIVDDYPYIAMDTEFPGVVLRPVGNFKHINEYNYQTLKDNVDMLNLIQLGLTFSDENGNLPTCESEYYYVWQFNFREFDTKANIFANDSIELLIQSGIDFKKNNEMGIDAKQFGELLMSSGIVLNDMVHWVTFHSGYDFGYLLKLLTCRTLPETQSGFFDLLNMYFPLVYDIKHLMKFCNSLHGGLNKLAELLEIERVGICHQAGSDSLLTSCAFKKLKDNFFNGSTEKYAGVLYGLGVEYGSDNK